One genomic segment of bacterium includes these proteins:
- a CDS encoding UDP-N-acetylmuramoyl-tripeptide--D-alanyl-D-alanine ligase, translating to MGVSAAAMFAAREIAEATGGELLWGAGETMAAGVSTDTRRLEVEALFVPLGGPNFDGHDFLEAAMDKGAAGVLIEKGRAVARRDGLFAIAVADTLTALGDLARWHRRRRDVRVVAVTGSNGKTTTKEMAAAILEEGGATLKSEGNLNNLVGLPHQVLRLEADHARAVFEMGMNRPGEIRRLAEIAMPEVALITNVAPAHLEGLGSIEAVRDAKGELLEVMGVEGRAVLSADDGQSRILAERFERAGGHVVRFGFSEDADVRAEDVRAEKRAGMRFTLLRDGGSAEVRISALGRHNVRNALAAAAAASLLGSTMAEIRAGLERAALPAMRLSASEIPGRPGCFLLNDAYNANPASLSEALETGASLKGAGRLFALLGDMKEMGEFSAAVHAAAGRQVAGQADYFAAVGPEMAQAAESARAAGMPPDRVRHFDAPRAAAAWVAGHLRAGDCILLKGSRSMEMESAEEELRG from the coding sequence ATGGGTGTGTCTGCGGCGGCCATGTTTGCGGCGCGGGAAATTGCCGAGGCGACCGGGGGAGAGCTTCTCTGGGGCGCGGGAGAAACGATGGCGGCGGGCGTGAGCACGGATACGCGGCGGCTCGAGGTGGAGGCGCTTTTCGTTCCGCTGGGCGGCCCGAACTTCGACGGTCACGATTTTCTTGAGGCGGCGATGGACAAGGGCGCGGCAGGGGTGCTCATCGAAAAAGGCCGGGCGGTGGCCCGCCGGGATGGCCTCTTCGCCATCGCGGTGGCGGATACCTTGACGGCTCTCGGGGATCTCGCCCGCTGGCATCGGCGGCGCCGTGACGTCCGGGTGGTGGCGGTGACCGGGAGCAACGGCAAGACCACGACGAAGGAGATGGCGGCGGCCATTCTGGAAGAGGGAGGCGCGACGCTGAAAAGCGAGGGAAATCTCAACAACCTGGTGGGGCTGCCCCATCAGGTGCTGCGCCTCGAGGCCGATCATGCGCGGGCGGTATTCGAGATGGGGATGAACCGGCCGGGCGAGATCAGGCGGCTGGCGGAGATTGCCATGCCCGAGGTCGCCCTCATCACGAATGTGGCCCCGGCCCATCTCGAGGGGCTCGGCTCGATCGAGGCGGTGCGCGATGCCAAGGGTGAGCTTCTCGAGGTGATGGGCGTGGAGGGGCGGGCCGTCCTGAGTGCCGATGACGGGCAAAGCCGCATTCTGGCAGAGCGGTTTGAGCGTGCGGGCGGGCATGTCGTGCGGTTTGGCTTCTCGGAGGACGCCGATGTGCGCGCCGAGGATGTCCGCGCCGAGAAGCGGGCGGGGATGCGTTTCACCCTCTTGCGGGATGGCGGGAGCGCCGAGGTGCGGATTTCCGCCCTGGGCCGGCACAACGTGCGCAACGCCCTGGCGGCCGCGGCGGCGGCTTCGCTCCTGGGCAGCACGATGGCGGAAATCCGGGCGGGGCTGGAGCGGGCGGCCCTTCCGGCGATGCGGCTTTCCGCCTCGGAGATTCCCGGGCGGCCCGGCTGTTTCCTGCTCAACGATGCCTACAACGCAAATCCGGCCTCCCTTTCGGAGGCGCTTGAGACGGGCGCTTCCCTGAAGGGGGCGGGGCGGCTCTTCGCCCTGCTCGGGGACATGAAGGAGATGGGCGAATTTTCCGCCGCGGTGCATGCCGCGGCGGGGAGACAGGTGGCCGGGCAGGCCGATTACTTCGCGGCCGTGGGTCCCGAGATGGCGCAGGCGGCCGAGAGCGCCCGTGCGGCGGGGATGCCGCCCGATCGGGTGCGGCATTTCGATGCGCCGCGGGCGGCGGCGGCCTGGGTGGCGGGGCATTTGCGGGCGGGCGATTGCATCCTCCTGAAAGGCTCCCGCTCGATGGAAATGGAAAGCGCCGAAGAGGAGCTGCGCGGCTGA
- the mraY gene encoding phospho-N-acetylmuramoyl-pentapeptide-transferase, whose product MLYHLLTSLAGSLSALNVFRFITFRTAISTLTALVMSLVLGPVLIRILQKRQIGEIIRVDGPKSHHSKRDTPTMGGLLILFAVLVPVLLWNDLTNGFVWLSVFIIVGFGALGFLDDYIKVILKKKSGVTVGKKFLLQFVIGLAAGYALYSGMVSSAFEPVVMFPFFKNLHPNIGVWFIPYAAIVIVATSNAVNLTDGLDGLAIGPLMIAVGAYLVFSYVAGHAVISKYLLVLHVTGAGELAILCGAIFGAGLGFLWFNAYPAQVFMGDVGALPLGAVLGTIALSIKQELLLFLVGGLFVIEALSVILQVGSFKMRKKRIFHMAPLHHHFEELGWQEPKVTVRFWIIAIVLALLSLSTLKLR is encoded by the coding sequence ATGCTCTACCATTTGCTGACATCCCTGGCGGGTTCGCTCTCGGCGCTGAACGTTTTCCGGTTCATCACCTTCCGCACGGCGATCTCCACCCTGACCGCGCTTGTGATGAGTTTGGTTCTCGGGCCCGTCCTGATCCGGATTCTCCAGAAACGGCAGATCGGCGAGATCATCCGGGTGGATGGCCCGAAGAGCCACCACTCCAAGCGGGACACCCCGACCATGGGCGGGCTGTTGATCCTGTTCGCGGTCCTCGTGCCGGTTTTGCTTTGGAACGATCTGACCAACGGGTTTGTCTGGCTCTCGGTGTTCATCATCGTGGGGTTCGGCGCGTTGGGCTTCCTGGACGATTACATCAAGGTCATCCTGAAGAAGAAAAGCGGCGTGACGGTTGGAAAAAAATTCCTCCTGCAGTTCGTCATCGGGCTGGCGGCGGGGTACGCCCTTTACAGTGGCATGGTCTCTTCCGCATTCGAGCCCGTCGTGATGTTCCCCTTCTTCAAGAATCTCCACCCGAATATCGGCGTCTGGTTCATTCCCTATGCCGCTATCGTGATCGTGGCGACGAGTAACGCGGTGAATCTGACGGACGGGCTCGACGGACTCGCCATCGGTCCGCTGATGATCGCGGTGGGCGCCTATCTGGTGTTCAGCTATGTGGCCGGCCACGCCGTGATCTCGAAGTATCTGCTCGTGCTGCACGTGACGGGCGCGGGCGAGTTGGCGATTTTGTGCGGCGCGATATTCGGCGCGGGTCTCGGCTTTCTCTGGTTCAACGCCTATCCCGCGCAGGTGTTCATGGGGGACGTGGGCGCGCTTCCGCTCGGCGCAGTGCTGGGAACGATCGCGCTGAGCATCAAGCAGGAGTTGCTCCTCTTCCTGGTGGGCGGGCTGTTCGTGATTGAGGCGCTCTCGGTCATTTTGCAGGTGGGCTCCTTCAAGATGCGGAAGAAGCGGATCTTCCACATGGCGCCGCTGCACCATCACTTCGAGGAACTCGGCTGGCAAGAGCCGAAGGTAACGGTGCGCTTCTGGATTATCGCCATTGTACTCGCCCTTTTGAGCCTCAGCACACTGAAGTTGAGATGA